GTAATTACAATGATGGCTATTTTTAAGAAGTATTTTCAAAAGGTTAATAATTGATGGGTTTGATCGGTCTTTTCTCTATCAGTACTTTTGTCAGGACTTTTATTTATTTTTGTTGACAATTTTTCAGTTGAAAGAATAACTAGAATTTTAGTATTATCTTCTTGAATTCTAACTGGTTATTTATGTTTTGCGATTTTTAGTGTTATTGAAGCAGTTTATCGACACGCCTTGAAACTGCGTAACATTATCGCCTACGATCAAAATAGATATATTTTAGAATCTGGTGCCAACATGGCAGTGACTGAATACGTCACAAAAAACAGAATTAAATACGGTTTGTTTGTGAATTACTATATTGCAAATTTTGAAAAATTTGAAAAGAAATTAAACGGTCGTGTGAAAGAATACATTATTCAAAATATTGCGGGCCAAGCCTATAAGAGTTTTCAAGAGTATAATCAAGATACAATCTTCTTTAAATCTTCATACAAGTTATTTGGAGCTTTCATTCCTTTAGAAGAAATTGATTTTCCTCAAGTACAAAAAGCTTATGAAAATAATAACAATTCAGTTAGAGATAAAAATGATATACTTAATGCTATTCAAATTACTTTGAAAAAAATAAAAACCAAATTTAAAATTGATAATTACTTCATCTCGGTCAAACTTCTTAGTTCAGTTTCGATTTATGGAATTCATAGTAACGATGTGGATCAACTCCAAGCATTTAATAGGTATTCAGAAACAGAAAAAGTTAGAAGAAAAAATATAAACGAAATTGTGATGGTAAACCCCACAGATTTTTACTCGCAGTTAAATCAGAACAGAAAACTTTTAGCCCTAAATGAGATTGTTGATTTAAATCATATTGGAACTAGGTTTGAACCAATTTTTTCTTTGAGTAAGAATAAAATTGAAGGATTTTATTTGAACCCAACAGTTAATGGGTTAAAATTAAATGATTCGATTATGAAAAAATCTTTGAGCACAATCAGCGAATCCGGATTAGAATCATTATTTAGAAGATTTGCAAGTTTAGAGAGTTTAAAAAGTGCGAAATTATTTGGTAAACAAATTTCTGACAAAAAAATATTTTTTAACTACGATCAATGAGTTGTTTCTGGTGAGAATTTCTCTCTAAATGATTTATTTGATAAGTTAAAGAATCTAAACTTAGTGAAGCACAACCTATGTTTCTTATTTGATATTACCCAAGATATTTCTTCGATTGAAATTTTAAAGAAAAATATAAGCGGTCTCAAAAAAGCGGGCATTAAAATCGGTTTAACTAATTTTGGTTCAAAAGATACCGGTTATCACTTAATAGGTTCTTATCAACCAGATTATTTATTTTTAGATGAACAAATTATTAATAAACTTGGTAAAGTAAAAGAATATAATGAACTTGTTTTTAGATGCCAAGAAATAGCTAAAAAAATCGATGCTAAAATAATTTTTAAAGGAGTCGATAACTTTTTAACTTTTAAAAAATTGACAAAATATGAAAACGACCTTATTGCTGGAAAATTGATTGGTTCAAGCAACGCTCCAAAAGCGCAATTGGGAGAAGAGACAATCTTTTTACTAAATAAAAAAGATTAATACAAAATAGAATGGAATTAAAATAATGGAAATGACAGAAGTAAAACAAATTGAAAAGCAGATAAATGATTTATCAAAGCAAGGGGACTTTAAGGCTCTAAAACAACTTTGTGAGTCTTATCCTTTGGTGGATGTGGCCGAGGCGTTAAAAGATGTTGAAAACGAAATAGTTTTAAAAATTATTCGCTTGCTGTCAATTGAAGATGCATCGCATGTTTTTATTTATCTTTCAAGAAAAACTCAAGAATTTCTAGTAGAGAAATTGACTAACCTTGAATTAAAAGATATAATTTCAGATCTCTACATTGATGATGTGATTGACACAATTGATGAACTTTCAACAGACAGCGTTAAGAAGATTTTAAAAGTAGCTTCAAAAGACGTGAGATTGAAGGTAAACCAAATTTTAGAATATGATGAAATGACTGCGGGAGCAATTATGTCGGTTGAATATATAAAATTATCTCAAGAGGACACAGTTTCAAAGGCTATTAAAAAAATCCGTGAGCTTCACGAAATTAATGAAGAAAATGAGGATTTTTTCATTGTCGACGAACTTGATAATTTAGTTGGCCACTTGCAACTAAAGGATTTGGTTTTCAATAAGGAAAACGCATTGATCAAAGACATTATGGAAAAGCGTTTGATTTATGCACAAACTACCACCGACCAAGAAGATGTTGCAGATATTTTCAAAAAATATGACATTCAAACTTTGCCGGTTCTTGATTCAGAAAATAAGTTTGTAGGAATAATTACTGTGGATGATGTGATTGATGTAATTGAAGATGAAAACACGGAAGACATTCACAAAATGGGGGGAATGAAACCACTAGAAGATAGTTATTTTGAAACTGGGTTTTGAAAAATGATGTGATCACGAGCTGGTTGACTAACACTTTTGATGTTATCCGCAACCTTTATGCAGTTATCAATTATTGGCTTTATGGTTCTCTTCAAAGTTAATGAAAACGGAGTTTCTCTAACTAATAAAACCTTTGTATTAACAATGATAATTTTACCGCTTCTGTTAGTCGTTATAACAACAGCAAGTAATGCCGCTAACCAATCCTCAACAATGATTGTCAGGGCTCTTGCTTTAAGAGAAATAAAAAAAGGGGATTATTTAAAAGTTATTTGAAAGGAATTGCGAGTAGCTTCAATGGTTGGGGCCTTTGTGGTATTTTTCAACTTTATTAGAATGTTAATTATTTTTGCAGTTCAATTTAATGGTAATATAAATCAAGAACAAATATGAACAGCTATTTTATTAACTTCTCTGGTAATGTTCATTTCAATTGTAACCTCAAAACTAATTGGGGCCACACTGCCAATGGTTGCCAAATATATCAAAGTGGATGCAGCAATTTTTGCCTCACCAATTATAACAACTATTGTAGACACTCTTACAACAGTATTATTTATGGGCCTAGCTTTAGCTTTCTTCAACCCAATTATTGGAGTTTAGTATGAGATTAAGAAATAAACCTTGAACAAACGATTTCCTAAAGGAAAATGATGATTGACTTTTGACACCTGAAAATGACCAACCATTTGAATTAACAAAAATATTTGCCAATAGCCATCCAGTTCATCTTGAAATTGGTTGTGGCAAAGGTGGTTTCATATCAAATTTGGCTTTTCAAAATAAACAAATTAACTTTGTGGCCATGGAAAAAGAAACCACAGTAGTTGGAGTGGCTGTTAAAAAAACTTTGGCTACCTATCAGGATTTAAAGAATTTAAAGTTTTTGAATTCTTATGCTGAGCAATTAGAAAAATTCTTTCAACCTAAAAGTATTGAAAGAATTTATTTGAATTTTTCAGATCCCTGACCCAAGTCGCGTCATGCTAAAAAACGTCTAACATTTACTACTTTTCTAAATATCTACAAGAATATTTTGGTTGATAATGGAGAGATACATATTAAGACAGATAATGATAATTTATACAATTTTTCTCTGGAAATGATTGAACTAAACAACTGAAAACTAATTAGTAACACCAATGACCTTTACAACAATCACGAAATGTTAATTGATAATATTCCTACAGAATATGAAACCAAATTTCATAATTTAGGCAAAAATATAAATAAAATAATCATTCGAAAAAATTAGTCAGCAAAAAATGATCGTTTTTAATGTAACGTAATTAATCAATAAAATTGACAAATTTTGAAATAAAAAAAACGCAACTTAACTAAATTGTTTGAGTTGCATTTTTATTTGTCTTCTAAATCGGGTTCAGTTTCCAATTTTTTAGTTTCTCTTTGTTTTTTTTGGTCATGAAATTTGTTTCTTCATTCTAGTGAATTGCTGATAAGTGTTGAACTTTGGTTTATTAAGTAGATGGTTAAACTAAAGTTCAAATTCATTAGAGTAAAATTTATGATACTTAGTGTTAAAGCCAAAGGTCAGTGCCAAACAAAAGCATCTCCTCAACTAATTTTAGCTGCAAGTGCTGCACTTGAAATCAAAATGAAAAAAGTTACTATTGAAATAATCGAACTAATTCATCAACAATATCTAGATCTTTTATAAACCACACTAACTGCCTTATTGCTTTTTTCATCAATATCATAGTGACCCACATAAAGTAGGGCAATTGATGTTTTACCAAAATTCATAATACCAATAGCAGAGTTAATAATTATCAAATCCAAAATGATCTGAGACACTAATATAATCTTAACTATCAAAGTTAGAGCCAATTGCGAGATTATTAGTAATGAAATAAGCAAAATAACAGTATTAATAGCTGCAATTCAAAGAACTGGTTTTTTAGTTACTTTACGAAAACGTGAAACATCCATATATTTACCTCTTTTATTATTATAGCAACAAAACTAAGTTATTGGATAAAATGCCTTTTTTAAAACGATTTTAATACCATAAAACGATTTTAAAATCAAAGACTTTTTATTCTTAATATGGGATATTTAGATTGTAGGAGGAAAAGAAAATATGAAAAAATTATTATCAATAATAGGTGCGGGTTCACTAATCGCTACTTCAGCAACTAGTGTGGTTGCATGTGGTGTAACTAAATACACATCAATTTATTTGGTATCAGATGTAGGAAAAATTAACGATCGTTCTTTTAACGAATCTGCTTACAACGGATCAAACAAATTTTTAAAAGAACAGTTGAAAGTTGAAGACAGCGTAATCGCACACTTAACACCAAATAGCACTTCGGAAATACAAAAAAATTATGCAACTGCTAGAAAAAATGGAGCTCAAGCATTGGTATTACCAGGTTTTGCGCACCAAGAACACATTGAAGAAGCTTCTAAAGTAATGGGTGATTCATCTACTGGAAGCGTTATTTTCCTTGATGGTACAAGCGCTGGTAATGAAAATGTTATTGGAATACAATTCAAATCAGAAATGTCTGGATTTTATTCAGGGGTAGCTTCGATACTATATAAAATTAGTACAAGCAAAGATGAAATAACTAATGTAAAATTAAGTGCATTTGGAGGATTACATAATGCAACTGGAGTAACTAATTTTATTAGTGGATATATGGCATCAATTGATTTCGTGAATCAGCTAAAAAAAGATTCACCAGAAACGCTAACCAGTTTGATTAAAATTTTAAACAAAGATAAAAGTGAGGCTAATTTTGGGAAAGCAGAAAGAATCGCTTCACAAAATAGTGCTCCAACAAGCGATACCGACAAAAACTGATTTTCAGGATCATTTGCAGTTGGCGGGGGGAAACCTACAGCAGAAACTCAAGTTGAACAAGGTGCTGACATTATTTTCCCAGTTGCTGGACCACAAACCGAAGACACTTTAAATACAATAAAAAGTAAGAAAAAAGCTGGAGAAGTATTTGTGGTTGGAGTTGATACAGATCAAGTGCAACTATACAGTAATTACAAAGATTACTTTGTTACTTCAGCAACAAAACGTCTTGAGGAATCAACACAAGCAGCACTGGCAAATAGTAAAGCATTTGCTGACAAACTATCAGATGAGGAAAAATCAAAGTTTGAAGGTAAAGATAAAGAAGGTAACGTTTTAACTGGGGCTTGAGATGGAAAAGACGTTTGATTTGATGGTGATTTTAGTAGTGGTGGAAACAATAAAATAACAGATCAAAATCACAAAGAATTAATAGAAAAATTAAGCGCAGCTGGTGTTGCATTGAGTGCATACTACCATACTAATATAGGAACTAAAGAATCCGCAAAAGATATTTTAGATACAAAAGCGATTGCTAATATGGCTGATGCAGCAGTAAAAGCTATAAAAAAAGATAATATTTAGAAAATACATTATTGGAAAAATCACCAGTGGAAATTTTTTGGAAAAAAATATCTCCGATTTTTTCAATAATTTTTTAAATATGATATATAATATTTTTGAGGATTAATATGATTCTCTAAAATTTTAATAATGGAGGTAAATATGAAAAAATTATTAAGTATTTTTGCCGCAACGGCGCTTACTACAACATCAACTTTGAGTGTTGTTGCTTGTGGTACCAAAAGGGACCCGGATGTTTGAATTGTAACAGATACTGGTAAGGTTAATGATAAATCATTTAATCAATCAGCATTTAATTCAGCTAATACATTCCTACAAACTGATTTAAAAAGAGATGTGAAAGCTTCGGTTCAGGAACCCAAAACTCCTAGTGAACTTGAAAATGCTTACCTAACATCAAGAAAAAATGGTGGAAAAGCAGTACTGCTACCTGGATACCAACATGCTACTCATATTGAAAAAGCATCAGAAACTTATGCTGAAGGTGATACACCAGGAACTGTTATTTTCCTTGATGGAAGTTCAAAAACAGAAACAAAACAATTAGAAAATGTAGTTGGAGTTTTATTTAAAGCTGAAATATCAGGTTTCTATGCCGGAGTAGCTTCAATATTGTATAATTTTGAAATCGGAAACTGAAATCCAGTTATTACAGGATATGGAGGAGGAGAACACTCGCCATTCGCAACATCAAATGCGCTTGCAGGTTACTTCGCTTCTGTTGTATTCATGAATGATTTAATTGCTGATGCACCTAATGATAACAAACTATTGACAGATTTACTTGCTATAATCGGAAAAGACAAAACAGAGTTACCTTCAAATGCTAAAGTAAAATTTGCTAAAAATCAACAACTTGATACTACCGCGACAATGAAAGATAGTGACTTCTTTACTAAAACTTTCGCAGTCGGTGATGGTACACCGCTTTCTACTTCTTTGGTAGTTGATAGTGGAGCTGATGTAGTCTTTCCATTTGCAGGACCTCAAACTGAGGATACTTTAAAAGTAATAAAAGATAGAAAATCTAAAGCTTTAGTTATTGGTGCAGACGTTGATCAAACTAATTTATATGGAAACTATAAAGATAAATTTATTACAAGTGCATTAAAAGATTTAGAAGGAGCTGGAAGAGCCGCATTGGTTCACAGTAAAGCATTCGAATCAGAAAAAGTCACAGTTGGAGAAGACGTTGTTAAAGGAACTAATCAACAAGGTGAAGAAATTACAGGTAAATGAGACGGACAAGATGTTTGATTTGGTGGTAAAATCGCTACCGGGCAACACAATAAATTTAGTAAAGAAAAAGCGGAAAAATTAATGGATCTTCTTGAAAAACCAGGAGAAGAATTGAGTAAAGTATACCAAGCTGGTACTAGTTTAAAAGAATTCTCATACGTTTTCTCAAAAGACTTTATTCAAAGACTAGCAACGGCTGCTACAGGACTTTCAAAATAATAAAAAATAACATATAATTAAATTATAATAGAATCAATGAGGACAGAATAATGAAAAATGACAATCAATATGCGGTTGAAATGGATTCTATTACTATGATTTTTAATAAAACCTTAATAGCAAATGATAAAATCGACTTTAAAGTAAAATCGGGTGAAATTCATGCCTTAGTTGGCGAGAACGGAGCGGGTAAATCAACTTTAATGTCGATTTTATTTGGTTTATACGAACCAACTCAGGGTGAAATTAAAATAAATGGTAAAATCGAAGCTATTACAAACCCAGTCAAGGCGAATCGTCTTGGAATTGGAATGGTTCATCAACACTTTAAACTAGTTGACATATATCCGGTTTGAATGAATATTGCGTTAGGTGATGAAATTACCAAAGGTAAATTGTTTATTGACAAAAATAAAATCAAGGCGAAAATTACAGAGATTATGCAAAAATATAGTTTGGAAGTAGACCTTGATGCTAAAGTCGAAAATATCACTGTTGGGATGCAACAACGTACTGAGATTTTAAAAATTTTATACAGAGATGCTGAAATTCTGGTTTTTGATGAACCAACAGCGGTTCTAACACCAACAGAGATTGACGGACTTTTAAAAGTTATGAAGAAACTTCAAAAAGATGGAAAAACAATTATTTTCATTACACATAAAATGGCTGAGATCCAATCGGTTGCAAACTCAGCAACAGTAATTCGTCGCGGTAAAAAAATCGAAACGTTTGATATGAGCAAAACCACAGTTGAAAAATTGGCAGAAGCTATGGTAGGGAGAAAGTTGGTTGAAATCAAAAACAGTTACACTCCTTGTCAAGACAGAGTGGTTTTATCAGTTCAAGATTTAACAATGAAAAAAATATCTAACCATAAGGTTATTGGTTTAGACAATTTCAACTTAGATATTAGAGCTGGGGAAATTGTTGCCATCGCTGGTGTTGAAGGTAATGGACAACAAGAATTAGTTGGGGCCATTTCGGGACTTGAAAAAGTTAATGCTGGTAAAATAATTATAAATGGTGAAGATATCACTAAGGCTTCAATTAAGAAGCGATATCGAAAATATAAAATAAACCATATTCCCGAAGACCGCCATAAGCACGGATTGGTTTTGGAAAATGATGTAATTCAAAATATGGTTTTACAAAATATTGATGATGTTGAATTTAGTAGATGAGGTTTAATCAAACGTAACGCTATTCAAAGTTATGCTCAAAAAATAATTTCAAAATTTGATGTCAGAGGATCACAAAATGGTTTTGCAATCTCTAGACAACTTTCTGGGGGTAACCAACAAAAAGCAATTGTTGGACGTGAACTTACAAGAGATCATGACATGATTATAATTTTCCAACCAACTCGAGGTTTAGATGTTGGTTCAATTGAATTTATCCACAACGAAATCTTAAAAGAGAAGGAAAGTGGTAAAGCCGTCCTTCTAGTTAGTTATGAACTTGGAGAAGTAATGGCTCTGGCTGATAGGATTGTCATTTTAAACGGTGGTAAAAAAGTTGGGGAATTACCCGGTAAGGGAGCCAAGAGAGAAGAAATTGGTTTAATGATGACAGGAAAGGGGGCCGACTAAATGGATTTTAAACTTGATAGATGGCTGACAAGGGAAAAACTAAGAATTTCTTTAAAGTCAGATAAAACAAAATCTAAATTAAAATATGTGAAGGCCTCAATTTTGGCTTTGCTTTTCGGAATAACATTGGGAATAATAATTATTTTTGCCAATGGTTATAACGGACTTGGATACTTTTTTGAATTATTTAAAGTATCATTTAGTACTTGAAAAGTTGGAAATGGACAATCAGACTTAGATCGTATGATGAATCACTTTTCATCTTATATTATCCTAGCATTGGGTCTAGCAATGGCATTCAAACTAGGTTTATTCAATATTGGGGGATCTGGTCAAGCCGTATTGGGAGCGGGGCTATCAATTATCCTTGTAGCTCAAATGGAAAAAGCAACAGGAATTTCATTTGAAACTGTTGGGGCTAGTTATATCTTTGCAATATTCTTAATCTTCGTACTTTCAGCCGCAACGACCTCAGCATTAGCTGGACTTTTAAAAGTATTTTTTAATATTCATGAAGTTGTGACAACAGTTATGATGAACTGAACAATTTGATACTTTTTACGCTGAATTATATTAAAAAACCCAGTTGACTATATAAATGCAAACCAAGAGACAAAACCGTTTAATCATAATTGAATTTCAATTGGTGGAAATCAATGAATTCTTGGAATAATTTTAGCAATCGTTTGTTTGGGAATAGTATTCTTTGCCCTTACTTTCTTGACATTTGGCTATAAATATAATGTTGTTGGTAAACAACCAACAGCTGCTAAATATGCTGGAATAAACAATAAATCTTTTGTAATTATTGCTACAGCAATTTCGGGGGCCTTAATCGGAATTGCAGCATTCATTTACTATATCTCAATTGAAAAAAAATTAGGCTACGGACAAAACGACCTACCAACATTTGGATTTGATGGTATTTCCATTGCACTAGTGGCCTTTAATAACATTTTCGGAATTATTCCAATATCATTCCTATGAGCGGTTATAAAGAGTTCTGCCACAGCAGCAACAGGTAACCCAGCATACAATGGTCTTTCCAATGAAGCCGCTTCATTAATGTTTGGAGCAGTAATTTATGGAGCAGCAATTTATTCTGTTTTCTATAGATGAGAACCATGGAAAAAACTTCAGTTCCGATTATACAAAAAAATTGATTTCAAAACCAAAATTGAGATTGATAAAAATATAGAAATCATCAAAGATTACAAAAAACAAATTGCCTCTATAAAAATGGAAAGAAAATTGGCAATAAAAAATTACAAAGCTCAACCAGATGAAACAATTCAAAACTTAGCTAAAGAAAATGAATTGCTGGGATGAAGCGATATTGTTAAAAGACCTTACAATGATCAAATTTCTGTTTTGAAATCAAAAATAAACTCGATGGAGGTTTTAAATAAAATCATTTGAGAAGAAGGACTTAAAAAATATCAAGAAAATGGTCTTAATGGAGTTTATGGATGAAGATCTAAAAACAATAACCTAATTTTAGGAACTACCCTAGATGAGCTGACAGAATATGTAATCAGTCGAGATCACAAAATTGCAGAAAGCAAAAAGGAATTTAAAAACTTCTTGAAAGTTTCAGAAAAAATGAACGATTCAAAAATTGATGACGTAATTTTAAAACAAAATGCTAAACAGAAATTTGGAATTGAAGACGCAGAGAAAGATTTAGTTGATAAAACTCGCTCAATCAACACTGATTACAAAGAGCTAATTCTAAGCGCTAAAGAGAAACGTGATTTAGAAATTAAGGAAGCTCGCAAACAAGCAGCTTTAGCTGGGGAAAAATCTGTTTCAGACTACAATAAAGTAATCAAAGTTAATAATGAAAATTTCAAAAAAATTCTAGAAGTAGTAAAACAACAGTATGTTCAAATTGAACAATGAGAAAAACAAGAGTTAGACTCATTGAAATCTCAATTTGAACCTAAGTTAATCGCTGCAAAAGACAATTTGGAAGAATATAAATTGATAAAAAAACAATATCAAGAAGCTATGGTTCAAATCAAAGCCTCAAGCTTCGATAAAAAAATGGAGGTGAAATATTAAATGTTAGTTACAATGATAGCATTTATTTCCGGTGTTTTCGCTATTTTCCTAATAGCCTCAATTTCTGGAGCACTTTCAGAAAGAGCTGGTGTGGTAAATATCTCCATTGAGGGTTTTATGACAATGGGGGCTCTATCGTTTGCCATTGCAGGAAGCTATATGAATGCACAAGATGATAGTAACTGAACTCAGATTATTGCCTTGTTAATAGCCATGGTAGTTTCTGGAGTATTCGCTTTGCTACATGGTTATGCTTCAATTAGATTGAAATCAAATCAAGTGGTTGTTGGTACTGCAATAAATATTCTAGCACAAGGAATTGCGCTTTACTTGGCAACATCAGGAATTCTAGGTTCAGATGGTACAAGAATTCCAACTAATTACTCAGTAATTAGTTTTGATGACAACAAAAATATTTTCAACCTTTATTTAATTATTGCGGTTTTAATTGCTGCAACAGTTGGAGCATTTTTCACCTTTACAAAAATTGGTAAAAGATACGCCGCTGCTGGTGAAAATCCCAACGCTGTTGATGCGGCTGGAATTAATGTAATTAAATACCGTTACATCGCAATTGTGATTTCAGGAATGTTAGCTGGATTATCGGGTGCAATGTTCGTAGTTATAAAAACTTCCGGTTCATTTAGAGGAAGCACCGATGGGTGAGGATTCTTAGCACTAGCAATTATGATTGTGGGTCAATGAAGAATTAAATTTATTGCCCCAGCAGCGTTATTATTCTCGATTATGTTTGGACTCGGGGAATACCTATGATCTGTTGACGGTGTTCCAAACTCATTCAAGGATAATGCAGATCTATTTAAAGTATTACCATTTATCGGTTCTCTACTTGTTATGATTATTTTCAGTAAGTGGTCCCAAGCGCCAAAAGCGTCAGGAATTCCTTTTGATAAATCAAAAAGATAGAAAATCATTAAAAAAATCTCAGAGTTTCTGAGATTTTTTTATTTTAGTCACGTAGAAATTTGAAATCATTTTCAAGAGTTTAAAAAAACCGACCCAACAGATCGGTTTTGATATTTTAAATATTAATTAAATTTAAGTCGGTTCTTAATTGCTTGGTTTTACCTTTACTTGGCAATTTTGTTAGAGTTAATATTGCGGCTACAAACATAACAACGCAACTAATAACCCCAATTCACCATCCTAAAATTATGAAAATATCAAAACCCCAAAATAAGAATGGTGATATTATTGTCAGAAATATAATTCAAGGAATTATTGAAAATATTCCTACCCAAGCCCCGATTTTTTGTATTTTTTTACTTTCAGAAAATAATAGAGCAATTGCCACAAGTGGTATACAAAACAATAAATAAGATGAAATTACAAACCCAACAAAACCCCAAAATAAGAATGGTGATATTATTGTCAGAAATATAATTCAAGGAATTATTGAAAATATTCCTACCCAAGCCCCGATTTTTTGTATTTTTTTACTTTCAGAAAATAATAGAGCAATTGCCACAAGTGGTATACAAAACAATAAATAAGATGAAATTACAAACCCAACAAAACCTCAGAACTGGTCAAAATCTAAGTGCTTAATTGCGGTCAGTGCACGTCTTAA
This Spiroplasma endosymbiont of Panorpa germanica DNA region includes the following protein-coding sequences:
- a CDS encoding BMP family ABC transporter substrate-binding protein: MKKLLSIIGAGSLIATSATSVVACGVTKYTSIYLVSDVGKINDRSFNESAYNGSNKFLKEQLKVEDSVIAHLTPNSTSEIQKNYATARKNGAQALVLPGFAHQEHIEEASKVMGDSSTGSVIFLDGTSAGNENVIGIQFKSEMSGFYSGVASILYKISTSKDEITNVKLSAFGGLHNATGVTNFISGYMASIDFVNQLKKDSPETLTSLIKILNKDKSEANFGKAERIASQNSAPTSDTDKNWFSGSFAVGGGKPTAETQVEQGADIIFPVAGPQTEDTLNTIKSKKKAGEVFVVGVDTDQVQLYSNYKDYFVTSATKRLEESTQAALANSKAFADKLSDEEKSKFEGKDKEGNVLTGAWDGKDVWFDGDFSSGGNNKITDQNHKELIEKLSAAGVALSAYYHTNIGTKESAKDILDTKAIANMADAAVKAIKKDNI
- a CDS encoding ABC transporter ATP-binding protein, which translates into the protein MKNDNQYAVEMDSITMIFNKTLIANDKIDFKVKSGEIHALVGENGAGKSTLMSILFGLYEPTQGEIKINGKIEAITNPVKANRLGIGMVHQHFKLVDIYPVWMNIALGDEITKGKLFIDKNKIKAKITEIMQKYSLEVDLDAKVENITVGMQQRTEILKILYRDAEILVFDEPTAVLTPTEIDGLLKVMKKLQKDGKTIIFITHKMAEIQSVANSATVIRRGKKIETFDMSKTTVEKLAEAMVGRKLVEIKNSYTPCQDRVVLSVQDLTMKKISNHKVIGLDNFNLDIRAGEIVAIAGVEGNGQQELVGAISGLEKVNAGKIIINGEDITKASIKKRYRKYKINHIPEDRHKHGLVLENDVIQNMVLQNIDDVEFSRWGLIKRNAIQSYAQKIISKFDVRGSQNGFAISRQLSGGNQQKAIVGRELTRDHDMIIIFQPTRGLDVGSIEFIHNEILKEKESGKAVLLVSYELGEVMALADRIVILNGGKKVGELPGKGAKREEIGLMMTGKGAD
- a CDS encoding EAL domain-containing protein — protein: MSGTILTINAICMGFIGLFSFVYALTFGLTRHLFEKIKIYYLLILGLIFGAISLLVGVLIKSLVPVREIEYFSLFLPALVYGLTIIFVGFISAIGVAVVETMAILVLPSLMPSLFQGVENNYLLAILVISYLVITMMAIFKKYFQKVNNWWVWSVFSLSVLLSGLLFIFVDNFSVERITRILVLSSWILTGYLCFAIFSVIEAVYRHALKLRNIIAYDQNRYILESGANMAVTEYVTKNRIKYGLFVNYYIANFEKFEKKLNGRVKEYIIQNIAGQAYKSFQEYNQDTIFFKSSYKLFGAFIPLEEIDFPQVQKAYENNNNSVRDKNDILNAIQITLKKIKTKFKIDNYFISVKLLSSVSIYGIHSNDVDQLQAFNRYSETEKVRRKNINEIVMVNPTDFYSQLNQNRKLLALNEIVDLNHIGTRFEPIFSLSKNKIEGFYLNPTVNGLKLNDSIMKKSLSTISESGLESLFRRFASLESLKSAKLFGKQISDKKIFFNYDQWVVSGENFSLNDLFDKLKNLNLVKHNLCFLFDITQDISSIEILKKNISGLKKAGIKIGLTNFGSKDTGYHLIGSYQPDYLFLDEQIINKLGKVKEYNELVFRCQEIAKKIDAKIIFKGVDNFLTFKKLTKYENDLIAGKLIGSSNAPKAQLGEETIFLLNKKD
- a CDS encoding BMP family ABC transporter substrate-binding protein; translated protein: MKKLLSIFAATALTTTSTLSVVACGTKRDPDVWIVTDTGKVNDKSFNQSAFNSANTFLQTDLKRDVKASVQEPKTPSELENAYLTSRKNGGKAVLLPGYQHATHIEKASETYAEGDTPGTVIFLDGSSKTETKQLENVVGVLFKAEISGFYAGVASILYNFEIGNWNPVITGYGGGEHSPFATSNALAGYFASVVFMNDLIADAPNDNKLLTDLLAIIGKDKTELPSNAKVKFAKNQQLDTTATMKDSDFFTKTFAVGDGTPLSTSLVVDSGADVVFPFAGPQTEDTLKVIKDRKSKALVIGADVDQTNLYGNYKDKFITSALKDLEGAGRAALVHSKAFESEKVTVGEDVVKGTNQQGEEITGKWDGQDVWFGGKIATGQHNKFSKEKAEKLMDLLEKPGEELSKVYQAGTSLKEFSYVFSKDFIQRLATAATGLSK
- the trmB gene encoding tRNA (guanosine(46)-N7)-methyltransferase TrmB, with the translated sequence MRLRNKPWTNDFLKENDDWLLTPENDQPFELTKIFANSHPVHLEIGCGKGGFISNLAFQNKQINFVAMEKETTVVGVAVKKTLATYQDLKNLKFLNSYAEQLEKFFQPKSIERIYLNFSDPWPKSRHAKKRLTFTTFLNIYKNILVDNGEIHIKTDNDNLYNFSLEMIELNNWKLISNTNDLYNNHEMLIDNIPTEYETKFHNLGKNINKIIIRKN
- the mgtE gene encoding magnesium transporter, with the protein product MEMTEVKQIEKQINDLSKQGDFKALKQLCESYPLVDVAEALKDVENEIVLKIIRLLSIEDASHVFIYLSRKTQEFLVEKLTNLELKDIISDLYIDDVIDTIDELSTDSVKKILKVASKDVRLKVNQILEYDEMTAGAIMSVEYIKLSQEDTVSKAIKKIRELHEINEENEDFFIVDELDNLVGHLQLKDLVFNKENALIKDIMEKRLIYAQTTTDQEDVADIFKKYDIQTLPVLDSENKFVGIITVDDVIDVIEDENTEDIHKMGGMKPLEDSYFETGFWKMMWSRAGWLTLLMLSATFMQLSIIGFMVLFKVNENGVSLTNKTFVLTMIILPLLLVVITTASNAANQSSTMIVRALALREIKKGDYLKVIWKELRVASMVGAFVVFFNFIRMLIIFAVQFNGNINQEQIWTAILLTSLVMFISIVTSKLIGATLPMVAKYIKVDAAIFASPIITTIVDTLTTVLFMGLALAFFNPIIGV